The Pseudomonas sp. SCA2728.1_7 DNA segment AAGCCGACAAGCTCGAAGCCGAACTGGGCAAGCTCCACGAGAAACTCGCCAAGGTCGATGCCAGCCTCGGCGACAGCGACATCTACGAGCCGGCGCGCAAGAACGAGTTGCGTGATCTGCTCGCCGAACAGGCCAAGCTGAAGGTTCGCGAAGGCGAACTGGAAGAGGCGTGGATGGAAGCCCTCGAGACGCTGGAAAGCATGCAAGCGGAGCTGGAGGCGCTGTCCTGATGGAAGCGTTCAAGCTGCCGCTGCCGGCGGAGTGGATCGAGCCGATCTGGTTTGCGGTGCAGATTCTGCTGATCCTGCTGGCCGGCTACCTTACCCAGCGCTTCGTTGCCAAAGGCCTGACCCGGTTGGGTGAGCGCTATCCGTTCCCGCCGCAACTGCTGATGCCGCTGCGTGGCGTGTTGCGCTGGCTGATCATGGGCAGTGCGCTGATCTTCGTACTGGAACGTCTCGGTGTCTCGGCCACGGTGCTGTGGACGGCGCTGTCGGGGTTCGTTGCGGTGGCGGCGGTGGCGTTCTTTGCGATGTGGAGCGTGCTGTCGAATTTGCTCTGCGCGATTCTGATCTTCACGGTCGGGCCGTTTCGGCTGGGCGATATCGTTGAGCTGGTGGACACCACTGACAAGCCCGGCGTAAAAGGCCGGGTGGTGGCGATCAATCTGCTTTACACCACGTTGATCGAGGCTGAAGAGCTGGGGACTGGCAGCGCCATG contains these protein-coding regions:
- a CDS encoding mechanosensitive ion channel family protein; translated protein: MEAFKLPLPAEWIEPIWFAVQILLILLAGYLTQRFVAKGLTRLGERYPFPPQLLMPLRGVLRWLIMGSALIFVLERLGVSATVLWTALSGFVAVAAVAFFAMWSVLSNLLCAILIFTVGPFRLGDIVELVDTTDKPGVKGRVVAINLLYTTLIEAEELGTGSAMVQVPNSLFFQRSVRRWRGTDVFPSSGFEK